One Pseudodesulfovibrio cashew DNA window includes the following coding sequences:
- a CDS encoding murein hydrolase activator EnvC family protein: MKQFLLLLALLLTVLPGSARAEEDGEALQQSLQQEHQRADDKEMKVRELTKQAGRISTKLSDIEHDIRVLKSKVGQQEKVLKGIRDNERKARQEHFALEKEKQLISGELADLVRTLWPVHLQNIRARFEGVDSWDEFDRRFNWLTDIYGATREKLEEARVNSERIARNLERQRLLEAEAENQLAMVNKNKDRLLGSQYSLRKKLNKVRKERSDAETELSEILASIEDLRYQLQSQKTKRFSLYKRTLPWPVNGHLVSGFRPKAKPPVRGLILSAPEGTGVQSVFWGKVVHNDTLRGFGHVVIVYHGYNYYSLYAYLSETYVRNGQEVEKNEPLGVVGYNPKAGGPGLYFELRFHQKPINPKLWLTARR; encoded by the coding sequence ATGAAACAATTCCTCCTGCTCCTCGCCCTTCTCCTGACGGTCCTACCGGGCTCCGCCCGCGCGGAGGAGGATGGTGAGGCCTTGCAGCAATCCCTTCAACAGGAGCATCAACGGGCGGACGACAAGGAAATGAAGGTCCGCGAACTGACCAAACAGGCCGGACGCATATCCACCAAGCTTTCGGACATCGAACATGACATCCGCGTGCTCAAGAGCAAGGTCGGACAGCAGGAAAAAGTCCTCAAGGGCATCCGCGACAATGAACGCAAAGCCCGGCAGGAACACTTCGCCTTGGAAAAGGAAAAGCAGCTCATCTCCGGCGAGCTGGCTGACCTGGTTCGCACCCTGTGGCCCGTGCACCTGCAAAACATACGCGCCCGTTTCGAGGGCGTGGACAGTTGGGATGAATTCGATCGCCGCTTCAACTGGCTTACTGACATCTACGGAGCCACCAGGGAAAAACTGGAAGAGGCGCGAGTCAACTCCGAGCGAATAGCCCGAAACCTTGAGCGCCAACGCCTCCTGGAAGCAGAGGCGGAAAATCAGCTGGCCATGGTCAACAAGAACAAGGACCGGCTCCTGGGCAGCCAGTACTCACTTCGTAAAAAACTGAACAAAGTCCGCAAGGAACGGAGTGACGCCGAAACCGAACTGAGCGAAATTCTGGCCAGTATCGAAGACCTCCGCTACCAGTTGCAGTCACAGAAGACCAAACGATTTTCGCTCTACAAACGCACCCTGCCCTGGCCCGTGAACGGACACCTTGTGTCGGGCTTTCGGCCCAAGGCCAAGCCGCCGGTACGCGGTCTGATCCTGAGCGCACCGGAAGGGACCGGGGTCCAGTCCGTGTTCTGGGGCAAGGTGGTGCACAATGACACCCTGCGCGGTTTCGGACACGTGGTCATCGTCTACCATGGATATAATTACTATAGTCTTTACGCCTACTTGTCCGAGACCTATGTACGAAATGGACAAGAGGTGGAAAAGAACGAGCCCCTCGGCGTGGTAGGCTACAACCCCAAGGCGGGCGGGCCCGGGCTGTATTTTGAATTGCGTTTTCATCAAAAACCAATTAACCCAAAGCTTTGGTTGACCGCACGCCGATAG
- a CDS encoding endonuclease III domain-containing protein produces the protein MGTGAVIRDMYGALLDALGPSHWWPGDTPFEIAVGAILTQNTNWQNVEKAITNLKESGNLSARAMLELPPSELAELIRPAGYYNIKTKRLRNFLEFLRIEADYDLEALKVQPLHELRPKVLGINGVGPETADSILLYALEKPTFVVDAYTARLMGRHALAWEGIEYHDLQALFMDALPEDVALYNEYHALIVRAGKDWCKKKAGLCDTCPLKPFLAS, from the coding sequence ATGGGCACGGGCGCGGTCATCCGCGACATGTACGGGGCGTTGCTTGACGCCCTTGGCCCGAGCCATTGGTGGCCGGGCGACACTCCGTTCGAAATTGCCGTGGGAGCAATACTGACCCAGAACACCAACTGGCAGAACGTGGAAAAGGCCATCACCAACCTCAAGGAGAGCGGCAACCTGTCTGCCCGGGCCATGCTGGAACTGCCCCCCTCGGAACTGGCCGAGTTGATCCGCCCCGCCGGTTACTATAACATCAAGACAAAACGGCTCAGAAATTTCTTGGAATTTCTGCGTATTGAGGCAGACTACGATCTAGAGGCTCTCAAAGTTCAACCTTTGCATGAGCTTCGGCCAAAGGTGTTGGGCATCAACGGCGTGGGCCCGGAAACCGCTGATTCCATCCTGCTGTACGCGTTGGAAAAACCCACCTTTGTGGTGGATGCCTACACCGCCCGGCTGATGGGACGGCATGCCCTTGCCTGGGAAGGGATCGAATACCATGATCTCCAGGCGCTTTTCATGGACGCCCTGCCCGAGGATGTGGCACTGTACAATGAATACCATGCGCTCATCGTTCGCGCCGGCAAGGACTGGTGCAAAAAGAAAGCCGGGCTATGCGATACCTGCCCGCTCAAACCGTTTCTAGCTTCCTGA
- the prmA gene encoding 50S ribosomal protein L11 methyltransferase — translation MSTLLKIEFTIAEDLADEAGVFIASKVPHGWEETPADGGRHFTMYLEDHPLGMEMVKAFQTEFPDTDVVYSEQESEDWAMAWKDFFSPVNCGETFKILPPWLEDGEENGSTHIVIEPKMAFGTGHHPTTALCLETIGKLAKKGLLKEGQEFLDLGTGSGILGIGMCKLGLHGTGLDIDPQAIVCAVENAQNNNVADTLELAVGSIDCLDKDKFFDLVVANILSGPLIEMAMDITAHVKPGGVLILSGILAGNQADAVADAYERRGIGAPERFIDGEWSCLVWEKVG, via the coding sequence ATGTCCACCCTTTTGAAAATCGAGTTCACTATTGCCGAAGACCTGGCCGACGAGGCCGGAGTTTTCATCGCCTCCAAAGTCCCTCACGGCTGGGAGGAAACCCCGGCAGACGGAGGTCGGCACTTTACTATGTATCTTGAGGACCATCCCCTGGGCATGGAAATGGTCAAGGCTTTCCAGACCGAATTTCCGGATACAGACGTTGTCTACTCCGAACAGGAATCCGAAGACTGGGCCATGGCCTGGAAGGATTTCTTTTCCCCGGTCAACTGTGGCGAGACATTCAAGATTCTCCCTCCTTGGCTTGAGGACGGCGAAGAAAACGGCTCGACCCACATCGTCATAGAGCCAAAGATGGCCTTTGGCACCGGTCATCACCCGACCACGGCCCTCTGCCTGGAGACCATCGGCAAGCTGGCCAAAAAAGGACTGCTCAAAGAGGGACAGGAGTTCCTCGATCTGGGCACGGGGTCGGGTATTTTGGGCATCGGCATGTGCAAACTCGGACTGCATGGCACCGGGCTCGACATCGACCCCCAGGCCATTGTCTGCGCCGTGGAAAACGCCCAGAACAACAATGTGGCGGACACCCTTGAACTGGCTGTGGGCAGCATCGACTGCCTGGACAAGGACAAGTTTTTCGACCTGGTTGTGGCCAATATCCTCTCCGGGCCGCTCATTGAGATGGCCATGGACATCACAGCCCACGTCAAACCTGGCGGTGTACTCATTCTGTCCGGCATTCTCGCTGGCAACCAGGCCGACGCCGTGGCCGACGCTTACGAAAGACGCGGAATCGGGGCGCCGGAACGATTCATCGACGGCGAATGGTCCTGCCTTGTCTGGGAGAAGGTCGGCTAG
- a CDS encoding aspartate aminotransferase family protein — MSNKFDKIKERESSLLCHTYGRYPLAVSKAKDCRLYDLDGEEYIDFLAGIAVCSLGHSRDDLADVMAEQARKLVHVSNLFYQEPQLDLAEKLLSTCAADKVFFANSGAEANEGAIKLARRYMHKVRGEERHEIITLEKSFHGRTLSTLTATGQAGPIKDGFNPLPEGFVTVPFGNVNALRGAINKHTAAIMIEMIQGEGGVRPLPSDYVNDIVALCKENGILLIVDEVQTGLCRTGRFWAHQHYGVTPDIFTSAKALANGLPMGAVLCTDELAKGFEPGSHATTFGGGGVVSAVAAKVIDIMLEEKLDEQAFHMGVFAAQEAEKLRAKHPDKIVGPRGLGLLFGIELAVDGAPVWKGLLEKKMVCNLTQGKILRLVPPLTITKEDISAFMAALDEILSAL, encoded by the coding sequence ATGAGCAACAAATTCGATAAAATCAAGGAAAGGGAATCCTCTCTGCTTTGTCACACCTATGGACGGTATCCCCTGGCCGTGTCCAAGGCCAAGGACTGCCGCCTCTACGACCTTGATGGGGAGGAGTACATCGACTTCCTGGCGGGCATCGCCGTGTGCAGCCTGGGACACAGCCGGGACGATCTGGCCGACGTTATGGCCGAGCAGGCGAGGAAGCTTGTTCACGTCTCCAATCTCTTTTACCAGGAGCCGCAGCTGGACCTCGCGGAGAAACTGCTCTCCACCTGCGCGGCCGATAAGGTCTTCTTCGCCAACTCCGGGGCCGAAGCCAACGAGGGAGCCATCAAGCTCGCCCGGAGATACATGCACAAGGTGCGGGGCGAGGAACGGCATGAAATCATCACCCTGGAGAAGTCCTTCCACGGCAGAACGCTGTCCACCCTGACCGCCACGGGCCAGGCCGGTCCCATCAAAGATGGCTTCAACCCGCTGCCCGAGGGTTTCGTCACCGTGCCCTTCGGCAACGTCAACGCCCTGCGCGGGGCCATCAACAAGCACACTGCCGCGATCATGATTGAAATGATCCAGGGCGAAGGCGGCGTCCGGCCCCTGCCCTCGGATTACGTCAACGACATCGTCGCCCTGTGCAAGGAAAACGGCATCCTGCTTATCGTGGACGAAGTCCAGACGGGCCTGTGCCGGACCGGCCGCTTCTGGGCCCATCAGCACTACGGCGTGACGCCGGACATCTTCACCTCAGCCAAGGCCCTGGCGAACGGCCTGCCCATGGGCGCGGTGCTGTGCACAGATGAACTGGCCAAGGGCTTCGAGCCCGGTTCCCACGCCACCACCTTCGGCGGCGGGGGCGTGGTCTCCGCGGTGGCCGCCAAGGTCATCGACATCATGCTCGAGGAAAAACTGGACGAGCAGGCCTTCCACATGGGCGTATTCGCCGCTCAGGAGGCTGAAAAGCTGCGGGCCAAGCACCCCGACAAGATCGTTGGGCCGCGCGGCCTGGGTCTGCTCTTCGGAATCGAGCTCGCCGTGGACGGCGCGCCGGTCTGGAAGGGGCTGCTCGAAAAGAAGATGGTCTGCAACCTTACCCAGGGCAAGATCCTGAGGCTGGTGCCGCCGCTGACCATCACCAAGGAAGACATCTCAGCCTTCATGGCCGCGTTGGACGAGATCCTGTCGGCGCTGTAA
- the dut gene encoding dUTP diphosphatase: MKTIPVNVKYLHDVWKEHDLAYSTEYSAGVDLRACIDVPELEIGPGEKAAIPAGLAIEILEPSIAAYVFSRSGLGTKQGLTVSQGVGVIDPDYRGEIKVSLLNTSGEVRRIERGQRIAQLVFMPVFQGAFQIVDQLGATDRGAGGFGSTGTI; the protein is encoded by the coding sequence ATGAAGACGATACCCGTGAACGTGAAGTACCTGCATGACGTGTGGAAGGAACACGACCTGGCCTACTCTACCGAGTACTCGGCGGGCGTGGACCTGCGCGCCTGCATCGATGTCCCGGAACTGGAGATCGGCCCGGGAGAAAAGGCCGCCATACCTGCTGGCCTGGCCATCGAAATCCTTGAGCCGAGCATTGCCGCCTATGTCTTTTCCCGCAGCGGCCTCGGCACCAAGCAAGGACTGACCGTAAGCCAGGGCGTAGGCGTCATCGACCCCGACTACCGGGGCGAGATCAAGGTCTCCCTGCTCAACACCTCCGGGGAAGTGCGACGAATTGAGCGCGGACAGCGCATCGCACAACTGGTCTTCATGCCCGTCTTTCAAGGCGCTTTCCAGATCGTGGACCAACTCGGTGCCACGGACCGCGGGGCCGGAGGCTTCGGTTCCACGGGAACGATATAA
- a CDS encoding sodium:solute symporter family protein, giving the protein MEGKIIGILVYLGVIFYLGYKAWLRTKESTDYMLAGRQMNPFILAMSYGATFVSTSAIIGFGGVSGMFGMSLLWLTFLTIFVGIFIAMVCFGKRTRRMGLALDSHTFPELLGRRYKSKFIQQFSGVVIFVFIPVYAAAVLIGICRMLEVAFPAISYGAWLLIVTAIVAMYVVTGGLKAVMYTDAFQGSIMAAMMLILIVTTYSLLGGVTEAHQALTDMISLVPAKLLKGGLVGWTEGPHFQSPIGLTIYTTIIYGVGIGVLAQPQLAIRFMTVPSDRELNRAVAIGGVFILLMTGVAFLTGALSNVVFFKEFGKISIAMAGGNFDKIIPIYIDKIMPGWFSGLFLVAMFAAAMSTMSSQYHVGGTSLSRDFLEQYIKVGNSGSDMKLNRLGVTVAVIATLVWAWLLPGGVIARATAFFFGLCAASFLPIYVLGLYWKGMTKRGAKVSMVGGFAFSMFWLLFIHVKEAQTIGLCQALTGKVTLVADAAPMSWAWLLQWVDPNVVALPVSLALAVGVSLATRRMEQKHLDLCWEGLC; this is encoded by the coding sequence ATGGAAGGCAAAATCATAGGCATCCTCGTCTATCTGGGGGTCATTTTTTATCTCGGCTACAAGGCATGGCTGCGGACCAAGGAATCCACGGACTACATGCTCGCCGGACGGCAGATGAATCCATTCATCCTGGCCATGTCCTACGGAGCGACCTTTGTATCCACGTCAGCCATCATCGGCTTCGGCGGCGTCTCAGGCATGTTCGGCATGTCTTTGCTCTGGCTGACCTTCCTGACCATTTTCGTCGGCATCTTCATCGCCATGGTCTGCTTCGGCAAAAGGACCAGGCGCATGGGCCTGGCCCTGGACAGCCACACCTTCCCCGAACTGCTGGGCAGACGCTACAAGTCCAAATTCATCCAGCAGTTCTCGGGCGTGGTCATCTTCGTGTTCATCCCGGTCTACGCGGCGGCCGTGCTCATCGGCATCTGCCGCATGCTCGAGGTGGCCTTCCCCGCTATCAGCTACGGTGCGTGGCTGCTCATCGTCACGGCCATCGTGGCCATGTACGTTGTCACGGGCGGGCTCAAGGCCGTCATGTATACCGATGCCTTCCAGGGCTCAATCATGGCCGCCATGATGCTTATCCTGATCGTCACGACCTACTCCCTGCTGGGAGGCGTGACCGAGGCGCACCAGGCCCTGACCGACATGATTTCCCTGGTACCAGCCAAACTGCTCAAGGGCGGCCTGGTGGGATGGACCGAAGGACCGCACTTCCAGTCGCCCATCGGCCTGACCATTTACACGACCATCATCTATGGCGTGGGCATTGGCGTACTCGCGCAGCCCCAGTTGGCCATCCGCTTCATGACCGTACCTTCCGACCGGGAACTCAATCGGGCCGTGGCCATAGGCGGCGTTTTCATCCTGCTCATGACCGGCGTAGCCTTCCTGACCGGCGCGCTCTCCAACGTGGTCTTCTTCAAGGAGTTCGGCAAGATCTCCATTGCCATGGCCGGAGGCAACTTCGACAAGATCATTCCCATCTACATAGACAAGATCATGCCCGGCTGGTTCTCGGGGCTTTTCCTGGTGGCCATGTTCGCGGCGGCCATGTCGACCATGAGCTCCCAGTATCACGTGGGCGGCACATCCCTTTCCCGCGATTTCCTTGAGCAATATATCAAGGTCGGCAACAGCGGTTCTGACATGAAGCTCAACCGGCTCGGCGTGACGGTCGCCGTCATCGCCACATTGGTTTGGGCCTGGCTGCTGCCCGGCGGCGTCATCGCCAGGGCCACGGCCTTCTTCTTCGGCCTGTGCGCGGCCTCCTTCCTGCCCATCTACGTGCTCGGGCTCTACTGGAAAGGCATGACCAAACGGGGGGCAAAGGTTTCCATGGTCGGCGGTTTCGCCTTTTCCATGTTCTGGCTGCTCTTCATACACGTCAAGGAAGCCCAGACCATCGGCCTGTGCCAGGCCCTGACCGGCAAGGTCACCCTGGTGGCGGACGCCGCCCCCATGTCCTGGGCGTGGCTGCTCCAGTGGGTGGACCCCAACGTGGTCGCCCTGCCTGTCTCCCTCGCCCTGGCCGTGGGCGTCTCCCTGGCCACCCGACGAATGGAACAAAAGCACCTCGACCTCTGCTGGGAAGGCCTCTGCTAA
- a CDS encoding symporter small accessory protein: MMLGFGSVEIALAFWLSIASTLLCVVYGIVNWNKGGNDKPGGDA, encoded by the coding sequence ATGATGTTGGGATTCGGGAGTGTTGAAATCGCGCTGGCCTTCTGGCTCAGTATCGCCTCCACGCTGCTATGCGTGGTCTACGGCATCGTCAACTGGAACAAGGGGGGCAACGATAAACCGGGGGGGGATGCGTAG
- a CDS encoding glutamate synthase-related protein produces MLFQPVNKNYHEFCIDRDPELCINCKVCIRQCSYEAHFWDDARQKVMHDNTKCIGCHRCEALCPTNALTIRNNPSDFRSHALWRPVFLQNIYKQADTGGVLLAGMGSPVDIPIYWDRMLLDASQVTNPSIDPLREPMELKTFLGAKPRRVEVQTGKDGKPELKTKLAPQIALDVPIMFAAMSFGAINFNLHRAMARAATETGTVYNTGEGGLHKSLYKYGSHTIVQVASGRFGVHRDYLKAGVGIEIKVGQGAKPGIGGHLPGEKINDKVSETRMVPIGSDAISPAPHHDIYSIEDLLQLIYALKEASEYKVPVSVKIAAVHNVAAIASGIARAGADIVTIDGMRGGTGAAPAMIRDNVGIPIELALAQVDQRLRDEGIRNNVSIVAAGGIRCSGDVIKAIALGADAVYIGTATLVAVGCTLCGRCYTGKCPWGIATNDPKLSKRQNPDIAAKKLANLIRAWGHEIEEMLGGMGLNSIESLRGNRDKLRGVGLSDTELDILGIKHAGR; encoded by the coding sequence TTGCTCTTTCAACCAGTCAATAAGAACTATCACGAATTCTGCATCGACCGGGACCCGGAATTGTGCATCAATTGCAAGGTCTGCATAAGGCAATGTTCCTATGAAGCACATTTTTGGGACGATGCCCGGCAGAAGGTCATGCATGACAATACCAAATGCATCGGCTGTCATCGTTGCGAGGCCCTCTGCCCGACAAATGCCTTGACCATCCGCAACAATCCTTCCGACTTCCGCTCCCACGCCCTGTGGCGGCCCGTGTTCCTGCAGAACATATACAAGCAGGCGGATACAGGCGGGGTGCTTCTGGCGGGCATGGGGTCCCCGGTGGATATTCCCATATATTGGGATCGGATGCTGCTTGACGCCAGTCAGGTGACCAATCCGTCCATCGACCCGTTGCGTGAACCCATGGAGCTCAAGACGTTTCTTGGAGCCAAGCCCAGGCGGGTAGAGGTGCAGACGGGCAAGGACGGCAAGCCCGAGTTGAAAACGAAACTCGCACCGCAGATCGCCCTGGACGTGCCGATCATGTTCGCGGCCATGTCCTTCGGGGCCATCAACTTCAACCTGCACCGGGCCATGGCGCGTGCGGCCACCGAGACCGGCACCGTCTACAACACGGGCGAGGGCGGGTTGCACAAATCATTATATAAATATGGTAGCCACACCATCGTCCAGGTGGCGTCCGGTCGTTTCGGCGTGCATCGGGACTACCTCAAGGCCGGAGTGGGCATTGAGATCAAGGTGGGGCAGGGTGCCAAGCCCGGCATCGGCGGGCATCTGCCCGGCGAAAAGATCAACGACAAGGTTTCCGAGACTCGCATGGTGCCCATCGGTTCCGACGCCATCTCTCCGGCACCGCACCATGACATCTACTCCATTGAAGACCTGCTCCAGCTCATCTACGCCCTGAAGGAAGCCAGTGAGTACAAGGTGCCGGTTTCGGTCAAGATCGCCGCAGTGCACAATGTGGCCGCTATCGCCTCTGGTATTGCCCGGGCCGGTGCGGACATCGTGACCATCGATGGCATGCGCGGCGGCACGGGCGCGGCCCCGGCCATGATCCGCGACAACGTGGGCATTCCCATCGAGCTGGCTCTAGCCCAGGTGGACCAGCGTCTCCGAGACGAGGGCATCCGCAACAACGTCTCCATCGTAGCCGCCGGTGGTATCCGCTGCTCGGGCGACGTGATCAAGGCCATCGCCCTCGGGGCGGACGCCGTCTATATCGGAACGGCCACGCTGGTGGCGGTGGGCTGCACCCTGTGCGGACGGTGCTACACCGGCAAATGCCCGTGGGGCATCGCCACCAACGACCCCAAGCTTTCCAAACGCCAGAATCCGGATATCGCCGCCAAGAAGCTGGCCAATCTGATCCGGGCCTGGGGACACGAAATCGAGGAGATGCTTGGCGGCATGGGGCTCAACTCCATTGAGTCCCTCCGCGGTAACCGCGACAAGCTGCGCGGCGTGGGACTGTCCGACACCGAACTCGACATTCTCGGCATCAAGCATGCCGGGCGTTAG
- a CDS encoding 4Fe-4S dicluster domain-containing protein, with the protein MKRVYPNKDYCIGCHLCELACVTAHSKSKDLIIAFREERGKDGLSPRKRVFESGDISVAISCRHCDEAACVAACIAGGLRKDPETGRTVYDRDRCVGCWSCLMACPYGAIRRHPLESKIVKCDLCEGREGGPACVAACPNQALKYEER; encoded by the coding sequence ATGAAGCGCGTCTATCCCAACAAGGATTACTGCATCGGCTGCCATCTCTGCGAGTTGGCCTGCGTCACGGCCCATTCCAAGTCCAAGGACCTGATCATTGCTTTCAGAGAGGAGCGGGGCAAGGACGGCCTTTCTCCCCGCAAGCGGGTCTTCGAGAGCGGCGACATCAGCGTGGCCATCAGTTGCCGTCACTGCGACGAGGCCGCCTGCGTGGCCGCCTGCATTGCTGGCGGGTTGCGCAAGGACCCGGAAACCGGTCGCACCGTTTATGATCGCGACAGATGCGTGGGCTGCTGGTCCTGCCTCATGGCCTGCCCCTACGGAGCCATTCGCAGGCACCCCCTGGAATCCAAGATCGTCAAGTGCGACCTGTGCGAGGGGCGGGAGGGCGGCCCGGCATGCGTTGCGGCCTGCCCCAACCAGGCGCTCAAGTACGAGGAGCGGTAG
- a CDS encoding NAD(P)/FAD-dependent oxidoreductase has product MRNLKYVIIGNGVASIGAIEGIRKVDRENEILVIGAENTPAYGRPLISYLLAGKIKPDRLALRPAEFYESSKVDLMLGTSVEAIDTGARTVTTDKDETIGYENLLIAVGGMPFTPLIPGVEGADVYNFTNLDHAQTLIAKAGDIKRAVVIGGGLIGLKAGESLFDRGVDVTILELSPRILSLAFDENAAALAGTRLAEVGLNVRCGVSAKEIQRDKAGNLKGVHLTDGDFLQCDVVVIAIGVVPNYDLAKGTGIKVDQGILVDEHMRADVPGVFAAGDVAQARDLLFGDGRVIPIWTNAYNQGFCAGKNMAGDETEFTGSLAMNSISFYGLPTISVGTVNPPEEDESYEIVSSIDEKKKSYRKLVFHHDRLVGYVLVGDIDMAGMYTAFVKFRMAVPEEAKKRILAGGPDVLMWPEDFFRETWNPGYVEQD; this is encoded by the coding sequence GTGCGGAATTTGAAATACGTCATTATCGGCAACGGCGTGGCCTCCATAGGCGCCATCGAGGGCATCCGCAAAGTGGATCGTGAAAACGAAATCCTGGTCATAGGGGCAGAGAACACTCCCGCCTATGGCAGGCCCCTCATCTCCTACCTGCTGGCGGGCAAGATCAAGCCTGACCGGTTGGCCCTGCGCCCTGCGGAATTCTACGAGAGCAGCAAGGTCGACCTGATGCTCGGGACCTCGGTTGAGGCCATCGATACCGGAGCCAGAACTGTCACCACGGACAAAGACGAAACAATAGGCTACGAAAATTTGCTTATCGCCGTGGGTGGCATGCCGTTCACCCCGCTGATTCCCGGCGTGGAAGGGGCTGATGTCTACAACTTTACCAACCTGGATCACGCTCAGACCCTAATTGCCAAGGCAGGGGATATCAAACGCGCCGTGGTCATCGGCGGTGGGCTCATCGGCCTCAAGGCAGGGGAATCCCTGTTTGACAGGGGCGTTGACGTGACCATCCTGGAGCTTTCGCCGCGCATCCTGAGCCTCGCCTTTGACGAAAACGCGGCAGCGCTGGCCGGTACCCGGCTTGCCGAAGTCGGCCTGAACGTGCGTTGCGGCGTGTCCGCCAAGGAAATTCAGCGCGACAAGGCAGGCAACCTCAAGGGCGTGCACCTGACGGACGGCGATTTTCTCCAATGCGACGTGGTGGTCATCGCCATCGGCGTGGTTCCCAACTACGATCTGGCCAAAGGTACCGGGATCAAAGTCGACCAAGGGATTCTGGTGGATGAGCACATGCGGGCCGACGTACCGGGCGTGTTCGCTGCAGGCGATGTGGCCCAGGCCAGGGATCTGCTCTTTGGTGATGGCAGGGTCATTCCCATCTGGACCAATGCCTACAACCAGGGGTTCTGCGCGGGCAAGAATATGGCGGGCGACGAGACCGAATTCACAGGCTCCCTGGCCATGAATTCCATCTCCTTCTACGGGCTGCCCACCATATCCGTGGGCACGGTTAATCCGCCGGAAGAAGATGAAAGCTACGAAATCGTCTCCTCGATTGACGAAAAAAAGAAATCCTACCGAAAGCTGGTTTTTCACCACGACCGGCTCGTGGGATACGTACTGGTTGGAGACATCGACATGGCCGGAATGTATACGGCCTTCGTCAAGTTTCGCATGGCCGTGCCAGAAGAGGCAAAGAAACGGATTCTGGCCGGCGGGCCCGATGTGCTCATGTGGCCCGAGGATTTCTTCAGGGAAACCTGGAACCCCGGTTACGTGGAACAGGATTGA